DNA from Alnus glutinosa chromosome 2, dhAlnGlut1.1, whole genome shotgun sequence:
AGTAAAACTCAGAGACACCACACACAGTCCCAAATAAATTGAGTCTTATCGCACAAATCGATCAAACACTAAAATTTTCTAATCTTCAGCTGGGAAATAATTCTGCTACCAATCAaagacatgataaacaatgtaATGAAATATTCAACACAAAAGTAAGCATTCAATACTTTGTCCATGGCGCAATTCAAGTACTTCTACTAGGTGAACCTGTTGTAATCCATAACCAAAATTACATATATcctagaaaaagaaataataccTACGAACTCAGTGGTGAAAGGGAAAAGTAGTATAGGAGCATGCTGCAGGAATCCTGGGGTAAATGAAATCGGAcatacaaaagaaatcaaattccGCTGAGACAgaaattttgattgaattgaGCCActaaaaagaattacaaaatcGTTTTCTTGGTGAATCTATCCTGTATGTTTCTGTATAGTACAACAATATGTGCTAATGCATACCAAGCTTGATAAAAGTTCGCGCCAGTGACAAGCAAATGTCACCCTTCAACATATCTGATGCTAGCAACATTATTTGTGTTACGACTGCAAAACAACTGTTTGAATCTACTAAATGTGGGACTTTATTCtcgtcatcatcatcttcaacaCATAAACATACTCAACATTTGTTAACTCTACAGTCAGCCATGTCAATCACGGTAGTCATTGAATGAAGCCGCACAATGCTTTATTCCAGATTCAGTCTCTTTTTCATACTCTCATAAACTAGGTAAGTAATACTTGCAGAAGGAACAACTTTTAGCAGATTAGGGAATATTCCTTTGTAGAAACCCCTAAGCCCTTCATGTTGAAAGGTTCTCCTAAATACATCAGCCATCCCCTTATAAGCAGCATCTGCATTATGGCGCTGTGCTTGCATTCTGGAAAGCATTAGCAAAATTAGCCTCATCTTAAAGAGAGCAAAATGAATAAAAGTTCACCCAAGACAAGAGCAACAACTGATACAACCATGATTTACCTTGTCCTGACAACCTGCAACGGATAAACACATGATGCTCCAAGAGCTCCTGATACTGTCCCACATCCCAATTGCACAAGAGGACCAGGTTCTACAGGAAATCTAACAAAGTTCAGCATACGACATAAAAGGCAGATCTGGAATAGaagacaattaaaaaataaaaataaaaacaagaaaagatgATTAGAAGAAGTTAGCTATTTAAGACACAAGGACCTTACCGCCATCATGAAGAATATACTTCTTCGACATATCTTTCAAGGATTCATATGCAGCAAGATCAATGCCAGCATAAGGAATAATCCCAAGAAGAGATGGAAAAAGGCCTCTATAGAATGCCCGAGGTCCCTCTTGAACCCATATATCCCTTGATAGAGTTCGAAGACTAGGAACTCTCCCGCCTTCACAGACAAAAGTTTGTATTCGAGTTTTTACAAGATCCATTGGATAAATAGCAGTCTGTGCCACAGCACCAGCTGTACCACCAGCAAACAGGCGCCCAAGAATGCCGACATCAGCCTTACTTTCTCCCCCTTTAACATTCACAATAAAACTTTTCAGCCTTTCGTAAGTGTAGAACCTTATGGCACTTTCAGGGGCCACCTTCATAACATTTAGCCCATTGCCTCGGAAAAATCCCAAGAAGCCACCTTCTTTCCATATATCCCTTACTACTGGCATGATGCGTGCTCGTGTTGTTTGTACTTGCAAAACAACCTTTAGACGATCAAGAGGGGCAGTAACTGTACGGGATGTCGCTCCTGCTACCGCACCTGCAATAAGATATCTACTTGCATGGATATGCTTACTGATGCCCTCTGGGATTACAGTCTGCTCGCCAATATCAACAAGGCATACCCTCTCTAAATAATGATAAATGTTCTCAATAGTTGCCTCATGAGGGTAGAGCAGA
Protein-coding regions in this window:
- the LOC133860104 gene encoding calcium-dependent mitochondrial ATP-magnesium/phosphate carrier protein 2-like isoform X2, yielding MLNIMAALHRKSSWMHLLGQSLFVGIEIDDEELALFVERVDKDNNGVITFEEWRDFLLLYPHEATIENIYHYLERVCLVDIGEQTVIPEGISKHIHASRYLIAGAVAGATSRTVTAPLDRLKVVLQVQTTRARIMPVVRDIWKEGGFLGFFRGNGLNVMKVAPESAIRFYTYERLKSFIVNVKGGESKADVGILGRLFAGGTAGAVAQTAIYPMDLVKTRIQTFVCEGGRVPSLRTLSRDIWVQEGPRAFYRGLFPSLLGIIPYAGIDLAAYESLKDMSKKYILHDGEPGPLVQLGCGTVSGALGASCVYPLQVVRTRMQAQRHNADAAYKGMADVFRRTFQHEGLRGFYKGIFPNLLKVVPSASITYLVYESMKKRLNLE
- the LOC133860104 gene encoding calcium-dependent mitochondrial ATP-magnesium/phosphate carrier protein 2-like isoform X1, which produces MEAKPKKECCNPVRKPGPVSMDHVLLALRETKEERDVRIRCLFNFFDTANAGYLDYAQIEAGLSALQIPSQYKYAKDLLNVCDANKDGRVDYQEFKRYMDDKELELYCIFQAIDVEHNGCITPEELLDALIRAGIEIDDEELALFVERVDKDNNGVITFEEWRDFLLLYPHEATIENIYHYLERVCLVDIGEQTVIPEGISKHIHASRYLIAGAVAGATSRTVTAPLDRLKVVLQVQTTRARIMPVVRDIWKEGGFLGFFRGNGLNVMKVAPESAIRFYTYERLKSFIVNVKGGESKADVGILGRLFAGGTAGAVAQTAIYPMDLVKTRIQTFVCEGGRVPSLRTLSRDIWVQEGPRAFYRGLFPSLLGIIPYAGIDLAAYESLKDMSKKYILHDGEPGPLVQLGCGTVSGALGASCVYPLQVVRTRMQAQRHNADAAYKGMADVFRRTFQHEGLRGFYKGIFPNLLKVVPSASITYLVYESMKKRLNLE